The following proteins are co-located in the Bathymodiolus thermophilus thioautotrophic gill symbiont genome:
- a CDS encoding c-type cytochrome, whose translation MFLTTTKKVLAVAATVMSMSSMVQADGKAAYTAGGCAGCHGVAGKSIAPIYPHLAGQQAAYIVKQLKDFQSGARKDPTMSAMAALSKGKEQIIADWLAKQ comes from the coding sequence ATGTTTTTAACAACAACAAAAAAAGTTTTAGCAGTAGCAGCGACAGTAATGTCAATGAGTTCTATGGTTCAAGCAGATGGCAAGGCGGCTTATACTGCTGGCGGCTGTGCTGGTTGTCATGGCGTTGCAGGAAAATCAATAGCCCCAATTTACCCTCATCTTGCTGGCCAACAAGCTGCTTATATTGTTAAACAGTTAAAAGACTTCCAATCTGGTGCGCGTAAAGACCCAACAATGAGTGCTATGGCAGCATTGTCTAAAGGTAAAGAGCAAATAATTGCCGATTGGTTGGCTAAGCAGTAA
- a CDS encoding cytochrome c4, with amino-acid sequence MMNKLALIFLAAFALFSTSTFAAGDAVKGKAKSITCIGCHGADGNSVVPTFPKLAGQSEGYLLKQLKDFKSRARIDTVMAGIVAPLSEADMANLAAYFATQKTSKGVPVSNALFKLGRTLYRGGKKKSGVTACIACHGPKGRGIPSAGFPALASQHAAYLSKQLKLFRQHSFNIQTGETLPSRTNDYEGMMINFTKNLTSKEINAIAAYISSGLE; translated from the coding sequence ATGATGAATAAATTAGCACTAATTTTTTTGGCAGCGTTTGCTTTGTTTTCAACTTCTACTTTCGCTGCAGGTGATGCAGTTAAAGGTAAAGCAAAATCGATAACCTGTATTGGTTGCCACGGTGCTGATGGCAATTCAGTTGTGCCTACTTTTCCAAAATTAGCAGGACAGAGTGAAGGCTATTTACTAAAACAACTTAAAGACTTTAAATCTCGCGCTCGTATTGATACCGTGATGGCAGGTATAGTTGCACCGTTAAGTGAAGCAGATATGGCTAATTTAGCAGCCTATTTTGCCACGCAAAAAACTTCTAAAGGTGTGCCAGTATCGAATGCTTTGTTTAAATTAGGTCGAACCCTTTATCGTGGTGGCAAGAAAAAATCAGGTGTTACAGCTTGTATTGCTTGTCATGGCCCCAAAGGCAGGGGCATACCGTCAGCAGGCTTTCCAGCGCTCGCATCACAACATGCGGCATATTTATCTAAGCAACTTAAATTATTCCGTCAACATTCATTTAATATACAAACAGGTGAGACCCTGCCAAGCAGAACAAATGATTACGAAGGTATGATGATTAACTTTACTAAGAATTTAACCAGTAAAGAGATTAATGCTATTGCTGCTTATATTTCTTCTGGCTTAGAATAA